From the Colletotrichum lupini chromosome 10, complete sequence genome, one window contains:
- a CDS encoding short-chain dehydrogenase, translating into MRPYTRIARSVCSSLLSSQRQQPQLHSSLRKVLHQNHHRTIMSAAAKRLEGKTVLITGASSGIGKSTAFEYARTAPKNLKLILTARRIDTLQEVAAEIQKEVGSGVKIHPVKLDVSNPEEVRQLVPNLPEEFKDIHILVNNAGLVKGVAKAPEIAEEDINVMFATNVTGLINVTQAILPIFKARPDGGSGDIINIGSIAGREPYPGGSIYCATKAAVRSFTDSLRKELIATRIRVIGIDPGQVETEFSVVRFYGDKSKADAVYAGCEPLTPEDIAEVVVFTTTRRENVVVADTLIFPQHQASLTFESCTLNYV; encoded by the exons ATGCGCCCCTATACCCGTATAGCTCGCTCCGTCTGCTCTTCACTCTTGTCATCTCAACGCCAACAGCCTCAGCTGCATTCTTCACTGCGCAAAGTCCTCCACCAGAACCATCACAGAACCATAATGTCCGCCGCAGCAAAGCGCCTCGAAGGCAAGACGGTGCTCATCACCGGTGCCTCGAGCGGTATCGGCAAGAGCACGGCCTTTGAATATGCCCGTACGGCGCCCAAAAACCTCAAGCTCATTCTCACAGCCCGCCGCATCGACACCCTCCAGGAGGTCGCCGCCGAAATCCAAAAGGAGGTCGGCAGCGGCGTCAAGATCCACCCCGTCAAGCTGGACGTCAGCAATCCCGAGGAGGTCCGCCAGCTGGTGCCTAATCTGCCCGAGGAGTTCAAGGATATTCACATCCTCGTGAACAATGC CGGCCTCGTCAAGGGAGTTGCCAAGGCTCCCGAGATCGCTGAGGAGGATATCAACGTCATGTTCGCTACCAACGTCACCGGCCTCATCAATGTGACGCAGGCCATTCTCCCCATCTTCAAGGCGCGCCCCGATGGCGGCTCAGGAGACATTATCAACATTGGCTCCATTGCTG GTCGTGAGCCGTACCCCGGTGGCTCAATCTACTGCGCGACCAAGGCCGCCGTGCGCAGTTTCACCGACAGCTTGAGAAAGGAGCTAATTGCGACTCGCATCCGCGTCATTGGTATTGACCCCGGCCAGGTCGAGACT GAATTCTCCGTCGTCCGCTTTTACGGTGACAAGTCCAAGGCCGACGCTGTTTACGC CGGGTGTGAGCCTCTCACCCCTGAAGATATCGCAGAGGTTGTCGTCTTTACGACTACTAGGAGAGAGAACGTTGTCGTCGCAGACACGCTCATCTTCCCTCAACACCAGGCGAGTTTGACCTTTGAATCGTGTACATTGAATTATGTCTGA
- a CDS encoding major facilitator superfamily transporter, producing the protein MGNIKEDIESTKAEGLVENHHYRDAILPPWRFWLLSIGLCLGLFLSMLDASIVATSLYTIGTEFDSVDLINWVALAYTLTYLSCAVLVARASDIVGRRNAFLASFIIFFAFSLGCGFAQNLEQLVACRALQGLGGSGEKRMLVIVKSFAKFPPGLYSITMIIFPEVAPKHLLQYMSSLVGMVIASAGVLGPVLGGILTHYASWRWIFWINGPVGFVSMLIFYLTWPDAKHLPTLQRRRWKELDIVGSFLLVAASVLVVFSFQNVGSDGNKWRQAVFIAPVTVGGVCFILLLGWEALVAKFWSSRIMAAIPMRLLRNRVYVATILNTMFLGFPYLLVIYAFPVHLQIVNGKSSLLAGILLLPMLGSVALGTTLGGIINKKKNRLFETMTTASCFVCIGCGLMTTLSSSVELEPKALGFLTFIGFGFGLSATSSTVLGATESEIPDHAPAQGIIAQVRILGGSLGIAASTAILGNFMRDELTGVLTPGQLSSLHGAGANLTEAQAAAVRQVYTDSFCKDMQVGAILSGIAILLSFGVYRRNRVTIEEQRQMHIRTEVERRRRASAATTLVSSTTTD; encoded by the exons ATGGGTAACATCAAGGAGGACATCGAGTCCACCAAGGCCGAGGGCCTAGTAGAGAATCATCATTACAGAGATGCCATCTTGCCGCCATGGAGATTCTGGCTGCTCAGTATTGG ACTCTGTCTTGGACTGTTCCTTTCCATGTTGGATGCTTCAATCGTGGCAACAAGTCTGTACACCATTGGCACAGAGTTTGACTCGGTCGACTTGATCAACTGGGTTGCACTCGCATACACGCTCACATACCTAAGTTGTGCCGTCTTGGTGGCTCGAGCATCCGACATTGTTGGCCGCCGCAATGCCTTTTTGGCAAGCTTCATCATCTTCTTCGCCTTTTCCCTGGGCTGCGGGTTTGCCCAGAACTTGGAGCAGCTGGTTGCATGCCGTGCCCTGCAAGGCTTGGGTGGTTCTGGTGAGAAGAGAATGCTAGTTATCGTCAAGTCATTTGCTAAGTTTCCGCCAGGCCTTTATTCCATCACCATGATTATCTTTCCTGAGGTTGCCCCCAAGCACTTGCTTCAGTACATGTCCAGCCTCGTCGGCATGGTCATTGCGAGCGCCGGTGTGCTTGGCCCAGTTCTGGGAGGTATCCTTACCCATTACGCCTCTTGGCGGTGGATCTTTTGGATCAA TGGTCCCGTTGGCTTCGTCTCAATGCTCATCTTCTACCTGACATGGCCCGACGCTAAACACCTCCCGACGCTGCAACGTAGACGCTGGAAGGAGCTGGATATCGTGGGCTCCTTTCTTCTCGTTGCAGCATCAGTTCTCGTTGTCTTCTCCTTTCAAAATGTCGGCTCGGACGGCAATAAGTGGCGTCAAGCCGTCTTCATCGCCCCCGTTACCGTCGGTGGCGTATGCTTCATTTTATTGTTGGGATGGGAGGCTCTCGTCGCCAAGTTCTGGAGCAGCCGCATCATGGCCGCTATTCCGATGCGACTTCTGCGCAACCGTGTCTACGTCGCCACAATCCTCAACACGATGTTTCTCGGGTTTCCGTACCTCCTGGTCATCTACGCCTTCCCTGTCCACTTGCAGATCGTCAACGGAAAGAGTTCGTTGCTTGCGGGTATCCTACTTCTCCCCATGCTAGGCTCTGTCGCGCTAGGAACCACTCTCGGCGGAATCATCAACAAGAAAAAGAACCGACTTTTTGAGACAATGACGACGGCAAGCTGCTTCGTGTGTATCGGCTGCGGCTTAATGACGACACTGTCGTCGTCTGTGGAACTGGAACCCAAAGCACTTGGTTTCCTTACATTTATCGGCTTTGGCTTTGGTTTGTCAGCCACTTCCTCAACCGTCCTAGGAGCCACGGAGTCCGAGATTCCAGATCATG CCCCCGCACAAGGAATCATCGCACAGGTGCGAATTCTCGGTGGCAGTCTGGGAATCGCCGCGTCAACGGCCATCTTGGGCAACTTCATGCGAGACGAGTTGACTGGCGTGCTCACCCCGGGACAGCTGTCGTCGCTCCACGGGGCAGGGGCGAACTTGACGGAGGCGCAAGCCGCAGCCGTGCGTCAAGTCTATACCGACTCCTTCTGCAAAGACATGCAAGTGGGAGCTATTCTATCTGGCATAGCGATCCTACTCAGTTTTGGCGTCTATCGTCGAAATCGTGTCACCATCGAGGAGCAGCGACAAATGCACATCAGAACCGAGGTGGAGAGGAGACGGAGGGCATCGGCAGCCACGACGTTGGTTTCTTCAACAACAACGGACTGA
- a CDS encoding ThiF family protein codes for MLWCHFVVDDTQPRHLQTAKKALATTVPHPTHHSAHVLSLSSYSILDTSPSGLSSPASTMTDIIADQAPPALAVPSEKEKKYDRQLRLWAASGQAALESANILLVNSGTGTVGVETLKNLVLPGIGNFTIADDAVVNEADLGVNFFLDESHLGKSRAQSCTELLLELNPEVQGDWYPKTSENTGLQDLLKTSNPFTIILYTLPMKQEDLTVLESYSREHKTPVIAIHSAGFYSYFSTRLPGIYPIVDTHPDVTAITDLRLLTPWEELEAFADSLTKDIDSLDSHEHGHLPFVVILLHYLKEWKSSHDCKPPSNYKEKVEFRKTVAAATRTDNPEGGEENFEEAEAAVLKTISPPSLPSAVKEVFEYKHADENEATSSFWIIAGAVRDFYEKHGCLPVPGGLPDMKAQTSVYVELQNIYKAKARKDAAEVLESVRQKAGGEGVDAAEVDLFCKNAAFVKLVVPASGGPEQLRSVAGEEHLHEDCHSRCSHIAFTAQEFANDEMAKEGVVPLSLFPIYLALQSTSHTPTASSDEILDKIKTLLPDWSDNERLAQAAQEVARSGGGELHNVSAVTGGMVAQETIKIITNQYVPIENTCIFDGIASRCQILRL; via the exons ATGCTTTGGTGCCACTTCGTCGTTGACGACACTCAGCCCAGGCACCTTCAAACGGCCAAAAAGGCGCTGGCAACGACCGTCCCACATCCAACCCACCACAGTGCACACGTCCTGTCGCTATCGTCA TATTCAATACTTGACACATCCCCGTCCGGTCTCTCTTCGCCCGCTTCAACCATGACAGACATCATAGCCGACCAGGCGCCGCCGGCCCTCGCCGTGCCGTcggaaaaggaaaagaaataTGACCGCCAACTCAGGCTTTGGGCTGCGAGCGGGCAAGCTGCTCTGGAGTCTGCCAATATCTTGCTCGTAAATTCCGGCACGGGCACTGTAGGTGTTGAAACACTCAAGAATCTCGTACTTCCAG GAATTGGAAATTTCACGATTGCTGATGATGCCGTTGTGAATGAGGCTGATCTTGGCGTCAACTTCTTCCTGGACGAGTCCCATCTCGGCAAGTCCAGGGCCCAGAGCTGTACTGAGCTTCTGCTAGAGCTCAATCCTGAGGTTCAGGGTGATTGGTATCCTAAGACTTCG GAAAATACGGGCCTCCAGGATCTTCTCAAAACCTCCAACCCCTTCACCATCATCTTGTACACACTTCCCATGAAACAAGAAGACCTCACCGTACTCGAGTCGTACAGCCGAGAGCACAAGACGCCAGTGATCGCGATACACTCTGCGGGTTTCTACTCCTATTTCAGCACTCGTCTTCCAGGCATCTACCCCATCGTCGACACTCATCCTGACGTTACAGCCATCACGGACTTGCGGCTATTGACCCCGTGGGAAGAGCTGGAGGCCTTTGCCGACAGCCTGACGAAAGATATTGACAGTCTCGATAGCCATGAACACGGCCACCTGCCATTCGTTGTTATTCTCCTACACTACCTGAAAGAATGGAAGTCATCTCACGACTGTAAGCCCCCGAGCAACTATAAGGAAAAAGTCGAATTTCGCAAGACGGTGGCCGCTGCTACGAGAACAGACAACCCTGAAGGAGGTGAGGAAAACTTTGAGGAGGCTGAAGCTGCCGTGTTGAAGACTATTTCGCCACCGTCACTCCCTTCTGCCGTCAAGGAGGTCTTTGAGTACAAGCATGCCGACGAG AACGAAGCCACCTCTAGCTTCTGGATCATCGCAGGAGCGGTCCGTGACTTTTATGAGAAGCACGGCTGTTTGCCAGTACCGGGCGGCCTCCCAGACATGAAGGCCCAAACTAGCGTATATGTTGAGCTTCAGAACATCTACAAGGCCAAGGCCCGCAAAGATGCGGCTGAGGTGCTTGAATCGGTCCGTCAGAAAGCCGGTGGCGAGGGCGTCGACGCAGCCGAGGTCGACTTGTTTTGTAAGAATGCGGCCTTTGTCAAGCTGGTCGTCCCTGCAAGTGGCGGGCCCGAACAGCTACGTAGCGTAGCAGGTGAGGAACATCTCCACGAGGATTGCCACAGCCGGTGCTCACACATTGCATTTACAGCGCAGGAATTTGCCAACGACGAAATGGCCAAGGAGGGCGTGGTGCCACTGTCGCTGTTCCCAATCTATCTCGCCCTCCAGTCCACGTCACACACACCCACGGCATCTTCGGATGAGATTCTAGACAAGATCAAGACACTGCTTCCAGACTGGAGCGACAACGAGCGGCTCGCGCAGGCGGCGCAAGAGGTAGCCAGGTCTGGCGGTGGAGAGCTGCACAACGTTTCCGCCGTGACAGGCGGTATGGTGGCTCAGGAGACGATCAAAATCATCACGAACCAATACGTACCCATCGAGAACACCTGCATATTCGACGGCATTGCAAGCCGATGCCAAATTCTTCGTCTCTAG
- a CDS encoding fungal specific transcription factor domain-containing protein, translating to MVAVLGRVLHFDSTQQLSLPLLIGQSNSIFSATANMAPSISVPAQGGMFHTFQGVTPRKQTSESQEGGKSTSSSGSKRITTPHACAECKRRKIRCDGQQPCGQCLSSRAPKRCFYDKHRQRVIPSRKTLEALSQSLEECRSVLKRLFPHQDVQSLLPLSRHDLLGLLEHPVLDTPTALPSPPLNTSPLSQELDSPVCSGSERGFSSLELMPGRDTEWDEERRVRDPIPIEADDVNALSLSVDRQSSYLGASSIKAALMCLMKVQPALRNALTTPLQSAEVTHSFPSMRQRSAVPKDTQRIPWSWKGQTLIDAYFKRIHVFVPMLDEAAFRADYLEGQRFDAPWLALLNMVFAMGSIVAMKSDDYNHINYYNRAMEHLPIDAFGSSHIEMVQALALIGGYYLHYINRPNMANAVLGAAIRMASALGLHRESLAQGSSDIAAAETRRRTWWSLFCLDTWATTTMGRPSFGRWGPAINIRPPEFGISQGRDSAQHAGILPLIENIKFCKIATQIQDLLAISPLLRAEDRCNLDGQLVNWYSSLPWLLRTTDPCAEPLYIARCIMKWRYQNLRMLLHRPVLLSLASNGSLSHVAEQDVTAIETCRELAKQTIEDIAREWTRNQMSGWNAVWFLYQAAMIPLVSTFWEWNSPRVADWHQQIETILDLLEAMEDWSLAAKRSREVVWRMYEASRQPSMRSESPLQGLAGEQGMLMAEAELHMSPIGLEPEGMGMMGMLDQHGLWDMDGMYWGQDPDQAVDFSPYNVSEHMMHMDYGMMGSQVAGMEGGFFVH from the exons ATGGTTGCCGTGCTCGGGAGGGTGCTTCATTTTGACTCTACTCAACAACTCTCTCTTCCA CTTCTCATCGGCCAGAGCAACTCCATCTTCTCGGCAACCGCGAACATGGCTCCGTCCATCTCAGTACCCGCTCAGGGTGGAATGTTTCACACCT TCCAGGGCGTGACGCCACGGAAGCAGACGTCAGAGTCGCAGGAAGGCGGCAAATCGACGAGCTCGTCAGGCTCGAAGAGAATCACTACCCCACATGCTTGTGCCGAGTGCAAGAGACGAAAGAT CCGCTGTGATGGCCAACAGCCATGCGGCCAATGTCTCTCAAGCCGGGCTCCCAAGCGCTGCTTTTATGACAAGCACAGACAGCGCGTCATTCCGTCTCGCAAGACGCTCGAGGCACTCTCACAGTCTCTCGAAGAATGCCGCTCTGTGCTCAAGCGTCTTTTTCCCCATCAAGACGTACAATCGTTACTCCCATTATCTCGCCACGACCTCCTTGGCCTCCTTGAACACCCGGTCCTGGATACGCCAACCGCGCTACCCTCACCGCCTCTCAACACCTCCCCCCTCTCACAAGAACTAGACTCCCCGGTTTGCTCCGGCTCCGAGCGGGGCTTCTCGAGCCTCGAGCTCATGCCTGGCCGGGACACCGAGTGGGACGAAGAACGCCGCGTACGCGATCCTATCCCCATTGAGGCCGACGATGTCAACGCCCTCTCGCTGTCCGTGGACCGTCAATCGTCATATCTCGGCGCCTCTTCAATCAAAGCAGCGCTCATGTGTCTCATGAAGGTTCAGCCGGCACTTCGCAACGCGCTCACCACGCCGCTCCAGAGCGCCGAAGTCACACACAGCTTCCCATCTATGCGACAGAGAAGCGCCGTGCCCAAGGATACCCAGCGCATCCCGTGGTCATGGAAGGGCCAGACGCTCATTGATGCTTACTTCAAACGCATTCATGTCTTCGTTCCCATGCTGGACGAGGCCGCTTTCCGAGCCGATTATCTGGAAGGCCAGCGCTTTGATGCCCCCTGGCTAGCATTACTGAACATGGTCTTTGCTATGGGCAGCATTGTCGCTATGAAGTCGGACGATTACAACCACATCaactactataatagggCCATGGAGCATCTGCCCATAGATGCCTTTGGCAGCAGCCATATCGAAATGGTACAAGCCCTCGCGCTGATCGGAGGCTACTATCTGCACTACATCAACAGACCCAACATGGCCAACGCTGTCCTTGGCGCGGCCATTAGAATGGCAAGCGCCCTCGGCCTTCACAGAGAGAGCCTGGCGCAAGGGTCCAGCGACATTGCCGCCGCCGAGACCAGACGCCGTACGTGGTGGAGTCTCTTCTGCCTCGATACATGGGCAACAACAACAATGGGACGACCCTCGTTCGGCCGATGGGGCCCTGCCATTAACATCCGGCCGCCAGAATTTGGAATCAGCCAGGGCCGGGACTCTGCGCAGCACGCCGGCATCTTGCCCCTCATCGAGAATATCAAGTTCTGCAAGATTGCCACACAGATCCAGGACCTGTTGGCCATTTCGCCCCTCCTCCGCGCAGAAGACCGCTGCAACCTCGACGGGCAGCTGGTCAACTGGTACAGCAGCCTACCGTGGCTCCTGAGAACGACGGACCCCTGCGCGGAGCCGTTGTACATTGCCCGATGCATCATGAAGTGGCGATATCAGAACCTGCGGATGCTCCTCCACCGACCCGTTCTGCTGAGTCTGGCTAGCAACGGCTCGCTGTCTCACGTGGCCGAGCAGGACGTCACGGCCATTGAGACGTGCCGCGAGCTCGCGAAGCAGACCATTGAGGATATTGCCCGGGAATGGACTCGCAACCAAATGTCTGGATGGAACGCTGTGTGGTTCCTCTACCAAGCGGCCATGATCCCACTGGTCAGCACGTTCTGGGAATGGAATAGCCCGCGTGTGGCCGACTGGCACCAGCAGATCGAGACGATCCTCGACCTGCTGGAGGCTATGGAGGACTGGTCATTGGCGGCGAAGCGTAGCCGAGAGGTCGTGTGGCGAATGTACGAAGCCTCTCGACAGCCGTCGATGCGGTCAGAAAGCCCTCTGCAAGGGTTGGCGGGCGAGCAAGGGATGCTGATGGCGGAGGCGGAGCTGCACATGTCACCCATCGGCCTGGAGCCGGAAGGGATGGGCATGATGGGCATGCTCGATCAGCATGGACTATGGGATATGGACGGCATGTATTGGGGCCAGGATCCTGACCAGGCCGTCGACTTTTCCCCGTACAACGTGAGCGAGCATATGATGCATATGGACTACGGTATGATGGGCAGCCAGGTAGCCGGCATGGAGGGCGGCTTCTTCGTCCACTGA